The Apium graveolens cultivar Ventura chromosome 6, ASM990537v1, whole genome shotgun sequence genome contains a region encoding:
- the LOC141668228 gene encoding putative beta-1,3-galactosyltransferase 4 translates to MDKAKESKEFYGEVPKIHHTIQSLDKVISDLEMELAAGTVVQDSILTGTPISDDVGIVESTKRRKYLMVIGINTAFSSRKRRDSVRGTWMQQGDKLKNLEDKKGIIMRFVIGDM, encoded by the exons ATG GATAAGGCAAAAGAATCTAAGGAATTTTACGGGGAAGTTCCGAAAATACATCACACTATACA GTCTTTAGATAAAGTAATATCTGATTTGGAAATGGAGTTAGCTGCAGGAACGGTCGTGCAAGATTCTATACTCACAGGCACACCTATTTCTGATGATGTGGGTATAGTTGAATCGACAAAGAGAAGAAAGTATTTGATGGTTATTGGTATTAACACAGCTTTCAGTAGTAGAAAGAGAAGAGACTCTGTTCGTGGAACATGGATGCAACAAG GTGATAAACTAAAGAATCTTGAAGATAAAAAGGGAATTATAATGAGATTTGTCATAGGCGACATGTAG